From Microbacterium rhizosphaerae:
GCGGTGCTCGAGTGCGCCGGCATCCACGATGTCCTGTCGAAGTCCCTCGGCTCGTCGAACACGATCAACATCGTGCACGCGACGGTCGCGGCGCTGAAGCAGCTCGAGGAGCCGCGTGCCGTCGCAGCCCGTCGTGGTCTGGAGTTCGACCAGGTCGCGCCCGCGCGTCTGGTGCGCGCCGAGGCCGACGCGGCCGCGGCTGCGCGCGAGCAGAAGGTAGGTGCCTGATGGCTGCGCGTCTGAAGGTCACGCAGATCAAGTCCAAGGTGAGCGAGAAGCAGAACCAGCGAGACACGCTGCGTTCGCTCGGTCTGAAGCGGATCGGCGACTCGGTCGTCCGTCCCGACGACGCGCAGACGCGCGGCTACGTCCGGACCGTCGCACACCTCGTGAAGGTTGAGGAGATCGACTAATGGCTGACAAGAAGGATGAGACGGCGGAGACCGTCGCGACCGAGAAGCCCGCCAAGAAGGCCGCCGCCAAGCCGGCTGCCGAGAAGGCCGCGGCGAAGCCGGCTGCCGAGAAGGCCGCTG
This genomic window contains:
- the rpmD gene encoding 50S ribosomal protein L30; its protein translation is MAARLKVTQIKSKVSEKQNQRDTLRSLGLKRIGDSVVRPDDAQTRGYVRTVAHLVKVEEID